The window AGAGCATCGGCCGAGGCAAACGGGCCGTAATATATGGCTCCGTCTTTTAATACTCTTCTCGTAAGCGATAGTCTTGGGAAATTTTCTTTTGGGTCTAGTCTAAGCGAGAGATAATTTTTGTCGTCTCTCAGCCTTATGTTGTAGCGAGGCTTTTTTTGTTTTATTAGAGAATTTTCTAAAACTAGCGCCTCTCTCTCATTTCTAGATACAAAGTAGTCTATGTCGGCGGCTTCTCTCATTAAATACTGAATCTGTGGGCGCTGCGCTATATCTGTTTCGTTTAAGTATGAGAGTAATCTGCTTCTAAGGTTTTTGGCTTTCCCTATATATATAGTCCGACCCTTTTTGTCCTTTAACAGATATACTCCAGTGGACTGCGGGATTGATTTAACCTTTTCTTTATCGAGGATCATTTATATAAATTAAAGGATATTTATCCTCAGGCAACTATATGGACAGGGTTTAAGATTGTTGTTCTACCGTGCTTTTCAAATTTTCTAATCCTTTCTCGAACATTTGCCCCACCATAGAATCCATCATCAAAACAAAATATCCTCCTATGACAGGAGCGTCCATATCTCCCGTCATTGTCCATGTGACATTTGTTTCTCCATCCTCCAAAGGGTCGTAGGTGATTGCACTTTTTGATACATATGCTCCTCCATCAAAAACAAGATCATACTCCACTCCTTTTGTTTGAGAGTCCTTTATAAAAGTTAACGCGCCATCACCGCTATCACCTGTCCATGACTGGCTTGCGCCTATCCCGCTTGTTTTCTCTCCGGGGGTTATCACTATTGATGGGTCAGCTTGCCTCCAAGGCTCCCACTTGTTCCAATTGCTCAAATTTCCTACATATTTATGTATCTCAGCCGGTGCTGCATCTATGGTTATCGATCTTTCTATATTATAATTTGTTGGTAGAAATAGCCCTATCACTACAACCACTACTATAAGCACTATTAATACCGAAAATATCGTTTTTAATAATTTCATGATAACCCCCCTGCCCTATTGTAATATTTAATCCTTATTGTTCTTCCATATCTGTTTTAAATGGGTTAGATATGTATCAGTAATATCATTACCTATATCATTTATGATAGTTCTAAATTCTGTTAGGTGTTTGTTTCTTTTATTTTCTTTCAAAATTCCCAATATAAATGCTGCTTCTATAGTTTGTATTTTTATATCTTGTATATTTTGATAAAATTTCTCTGCTTTTTGGTCCCATTTCTTACCTGTGTACTTATTATAAAGTTCTTGTATGTTTTTCTTATTATTTACCGTTGTATCTACCATACTATTTACCGCACTATTTACTTTACTAACTATCGCACTATTGCTGGATATTACTTTTTTTGTAGTTATGTCTATTTCCAATTTGTCTTTTTTTCTATTTTCTAGGATTTCATCTGGCATGTGGACTATCATTTTCCTACCATATATACCTAAAGATGGTTCTATGATACTTATGCTTAATTTTTCTTCCAGATTGTGTATGGTGTTCCTTACAGTTTTGTCCGAAAGACCTGTTTTTTCCTTGAGCTGTTTTAAACCAAAGCGAAGTTCTTGGGTTTTTTTGCTCTCACATTCATCCCTCATAGCCCAGTAAACTTTTTTCTCTGAATTAGTGTGCGAATCATCTAAAATTTGACGCTTATTTTGTCTATTTTGAGACTTTGAAGGGGAGGGCTTTTTTTCTTTATTTGGTACATCAGTAGGTACCGCAGTATCTACCACTGTCTCTATCGGTATATTTACCGCAGTATCTTTTGCTATATCTACCGAAGTAGCAACATTCTCTGAAGAGGCTCTAAGATCGTCTTTATCTACACTGGTAATTACCGCGGTATTTTTATTGTCTTCTGTGATACTACGGTCCTTCTTAAAGTCGTCAAAGTATTTAGTCGCTACTTTATGCGCATTTACAGGGCTAGAGCGCTTCTGCATAGATTCGAGCATACTGGACAAACGCCCTTTATTTGAAGGCTTTTTAGCCTTCTTAGGACGCTTCGCTGATATATTTTCTTCCTTCTTTTTGCTCATTCTTATAAACCTTTATCACAGCTCTTGCTAGCTTTCTATAATCCTTTGCGCCAGCGCTTTCAGAATCATATTCAAGTATGTGTTTACCGTATCCACTGGCCTCTCTAAGTTTAACATTATTATGTATGGGAGAGAAAGTATTTGGTTTAAATTTTTGATTAATTGCTCTTAAAACAGTCTTACTAATTGTTGTTAATTTATCATGCATCGTAGGAAGACCGTAAGGCACGATAGGAAAATCTTCTCTAGACGAAAAAATTTCAAATAAAGTTTCGTCGATCATGTTTACAGCATCTAGAGCCATCGGTTGGGTCTGAATAACAATTATCACATCATCAGCTGCAAAAAAC is drawn from Thermodesulfobacteriota bacterium and contains these coding sequences:
- a CDS encoding SRPBCC family protein, with product MKLLKTIFSVLIVLIVVVVVIGLFLPTNYNIERSITIDAAPAEIHKYVGNLSNWNKWEPWRQADPSIVITPGEKTSGIGASQSWTGDSGDGALTFIKDSQTKGVEYDLVFDGGAYVSKSAITYDPLEDGETNVTWTMTGDMDAPVIGGYFVLMMDSMVGQMFEKGLENLKSTVEQQS